CTCTTTTCATAAGAGTTACTGTACTCTTTTATTACATGCTTATTTCACCAGACCCTTATCTCTTCCTCCACTTCATGCACAAGTTTGATTTGATGTGAGcttatttctaaaaacaaatgttctggatTCCATTTTAACCTCTCTGTCTTTTTGGTTTAGTTAACTTGCATATTACTAGTGTGCCCATGTTGTTCAAACTGGCACTTTGCTTGACAATCCAATTGGATGGTTTGATTAGAGTGCCCTAGGTCCATCATGAAGAACCTTCTAGGCTGTAATTTGGTGACCAAAGAATAGTGTTTAATAGTGTATTGTTTATGGGAGCTCATTTCCAGCTCTGTAGGGTCGTATATTAAACCAATGAATAGCCATGGTCCCTCTTGAAAGTATAAGTCAATCCACCAGATCTAGGTTTTAGCATTATATAGAGTTctatttttatagcatttattaAACCTGATTTCTTCTGGTACTTATTGACTGTCATGGACTGGACGGTTGGTGTACCAAAGAAATGGAACAGTTAGGAATTCAGCTATAatgagacagggctgtagtttaATACCTACCTCTCTTTTTAACTGGAGTGTGCTAAAAACTcatactgaaaaatatttcagtaaCTAGAAGCCTGTCAAGGTACAATAGTACAGAATCTTGAGAGGTAAGTATGAGATGAAAAATTGGGGAGAGGATTGAAGAGCTAATGAGAGGGGCTGGAAGAGGCAACTGAAGTTAGAGCAAAACTAAGAGAATGAAGAAAGAGGATTGGAAGTACTAGGGTGATGGGAGGGGCCTAAACAGATTCTAAGAATGAGAGGTGTGGCTGGAATAAGTGCCAGGTCCTTGCAGGACTATGGTAGGTGAAGTGAATGCAAAGAGGCAGATAAGCTTGAAGTGGTGCCAGGAAGTTGGGGGTGGGTTATAGAAAGATACTAGGGAAATGGGAGGATCCTAAATTGATGCTAGAAATGAGGTAGCGACTTGGAAAGGTGGGATGGTTAGAGAGAAATATTAAAGCCTGTTCAAAAAAATATGATGGCATTCAAATACCTAATACTCAACATCCAACTTCTCTCTGAATTGACCCCCCCCACGAGTTCTGATTCTTTTCTTACCCCTACCCCTAGACCTACTTGGAAATTCACCCAGGCTTGTTCTGGAGTTAACCAAATACCCATGCATCTTTCAAGGCTTCCTTTCACTGCAGCCCCCCTTTCTTGATGCTCTACTCATTTTAATGTGTCTGTTCCTTTCTGGGCCCCTACCTCTTGTTTATGCACACTCAATGCTCTGCTCAAGCTGCTTAATGACAGATCTCCTCTTCCCACCCCCATTCCTTCAGTTTTATGTGGACACTTGGGTGGAGGAGTGTGCatgtaaagccatgcactaaagaaataaccatagctggcactggtgagggtgtagaatacctctgggtagagattttgactgggcaaaaggtaacaaaaagaattatcattggtgtatgctataaaccaccttgtataagtgtcgagtatgaagcccagctactcttgcagatacaagcggcttcacagctgggtcaagttgttgctatgggtgaattcaattatccagacattgactggggtaatggggttgctaagacagaaaaagctagtaggtttgtaaatatgctgaatgacaactttttattccagctcgttcaagaacctactaggaataactctcttttggaccttgtaataactaataatactgaactcatctctagcatttgtgtgggtgagcatttagggaatagtgatcataacatggtctcctttgagattctgttgcagaagaaattctataagggagtaactaaaacactaaatttcagacgtgcaaactttgacagtataaggggaTCTCTGccacatattaagtgggaaatgcttttcacagggttaaacacagaacaaaaatgggaagtctttaaaatgctgcttaataaatatacttgtcagtatattccacttgtaagcaaggaacgtcgttgcaaagcaaaacctttttggttcaatagaagcgttggtgttgaggtgggtaagaaaagacctgcttttaaagctttcaagttaactgggacagccgaatcatttataaggtacaaaaggttactggttaaattaaggaatgttggcctggaacattttatttgtacctggatagagaactggttaaaagatagactacaaagagtggtggtaaatggaacatgttcaaattggaccagtgttgttagtggagtactgcagggctctgtactcggtcccttgcttttcaacttgtttattaatgacctggaggtgggcattgaaagtactgtttctatttttgcagatgatactaaattgtgcagaactataggttccatgcaggatgctgccactttgcagaatgatttgtctaagttggaaaactgggcagcaaactggaaaatgaggttcaatgttgataaatgcaaggttatgcactttggcaaaaataatataaatgcaagttatacactaaatggcagtgtgttgggagtttccttaaatgagaaggatctagaggtttttgtagataacacgttgtctaattctgggcagtgtcattctgtggctactaaagcaaataaagttctgtcttgcataaaaaagggcattaactcaagggatgaaaacataattatgcctctttatatgtccctggtaaggcctcatctggagtatgcagttcagttttggactccagtccttaagagggatataaatgagctggagagagtgcagagacgtgcaactaaactggttagggggatggaagacttaaataatgagggtagactgtcatggttggggttgttttctctggaaaaaaggcgcttgcgaggggacatgattacactttacaagtacattagaggacattatagacaaatagcaggggacctttttacccataaagtggatcaccgtaccagaggccacccctttagactagaagaaaagaactttcatttgaagcaacgtaggtggttcttcacagtcaggacagtgaggttgaggaatgcactgccgggtgatgttgtgatggctgattcagttaatgcctttaagaatggcttggatgattttttggacagacaaaatatcaaaggctattgtgatactaagctctatagttagtataggtatgggtatatagaatttaagtaaaagtagggagggtgtgtgtatggatgctgggttttcatttggaggggttgaacttgatggactttgtcttttttcaacccaatttaactatgtaactatgtaactttcaAACTAGATATTCCTGCATCTATCAGCCTCTTTTTTGGTATCAGTTTGCTGCTTTGCTCCATTTAGGGGTTCTAGGACACTTCCCATAAGCCTCTTATTTGAATCCATTCAATGATCTACTTCTTTCAAGGGCATCTGCTACTTTCAGGGGCTCTTGGTTAATCAACTACACACACGGCTATATTCCTTCCAATATATAACCAATAATTACATTAAACTGATATTATAACAGTCTGCAAACTGACAGTGCAGTACATGAATAGTTATCAGCTGGGCAGTATTGGTTTCATACTCCTATTCACAAAAGCAAATACATAAAGAGTTAtgtattactaaaaataaaatgtttgcttcaacataatgaaaaattaaaaagcacTTTATTTGagctctttatatttaatttgggacgactcctgcaaaaaatctttgggtcGCGGGCGGGTCTGggtctcctgctctccccgcccatgaCCTAGCACTTCTGGCTCCGAAATTTATAGACTTgctctataaatagaggggcagcAGTTATGGAAGGGGTTAGGGAAGACAGAtgttctcgacccacacatcactaattcagACACTGCacttggattactgagctgccagacaaacaccagaaaGGGAAACAATAAACTTgtacttcaattttagaaaaattggcaaaaaataaaaacaaagcagaaaacaattgaaaaaagtctttatttgtggtgtACTATCTGATCCTAACTGAAAACTTGTTTGAAAGGTTAACAACCCTTTAATATGTTTGCCAAGAGAAATAAATTCTTTTTAACACAACTGCTGAAGGCAATGTATAATGATTTAGATACGCAGCTCTGATATATAAAGAAAACACTTGTTTTTGGGTTAAAGTTTTAGTCTAAATGAAGTCCCTCATAGGGAGTTCATTAATGCTAAAGAGATTTGCATAAGGCTCCCTGATCATAATCActtcttataaatacagtatatttaacttactggcacacacatacagtattttcagAGTAGCAGGGACAAGGTCACTAGTTCTCATAAAAGGCAAGTATACATAGTACtagtatttatattaatatatttctaaCACTGCACAACAAATGGATTTATACGGTTTTTTTCAGGAAGATCAGGTGATTTGTCCAGGACTGTCTCAGACTATTCATTATTCCCTTTGCCAGAAATCTCTACTACGGAGCAGGAACACCTACTGAGCAATACCTACTGCACAACAAAATCAGAATATGCACATGTACAACTAGGGTGGAAAGAtcacaattttattaataaaataactagaaactTTTGATTTGACTCCAGAATCACTCGTTTTTTTTTGCgttatcgcctgaaaaccccaattttttttggttaatgtatgaaacccagcacataccacaatatcttcaaattggaaaagggacatataccattgacttctacacaacctcaacaggtttgagatggagtattttcggatttggaatttttgctgcttaataaatctcaatttcttttcctctaaaaattcaagtttttgtcacTAAAAAACTCAATCTGACAAacccgacctttaataaataacccccaaaatgtgtaatgaatgtatataaaaAGTAGTTTAGTAATATATTTCCTTTCACAGACATATATTTTATGATTCAGATGGATCCCTAACTGAAACTCATTGTTTTATACAATGTTTTTCTATATTCAGTTCTGGtgataaaaaaatacattctttttGAGATGCACATCTATTGAATTCCCagacacatttattattaaaataagtaCCTGATTTAAAGCAAAAATACGTCACAAAATCCAGAACCACTGACAATGCAGTTACCTCAGTGGACAAATATATGTAAAACTAaagtaatgtaattttttatgtatttgcatATGTTTGTGTTTTCTAGTTTGTGCTTTCATAGTTTTCTTAAGGTTAAACTCCTAGTTTTGCATTCATGGCTTTTATTATATGTAGGAGAATTCCTGCCATAGTTTGTAAGACTGGCAGACTAGAGTAAATATGAACACAATAATAGCACTTCATTCTGTCTCACTTTGCAGACAAACTCTGTAGTTCGTTATGAATTCCACTCCAGCATCCGAATTTCTACTTTTAAGACTCTCAGAATCTCCAGCCATGAGAATTCCCCTTTTCCTCCTCTTTCTGGTCATTTACCTGATCACAGTGTTTGGCAACCTAATGATACTAAGTATTATCATGCACAACCCAATGCTTCATTACCCAATGTACAACCTTCTTTGGAGCTTCTCCCTTATGGACCTCTCCTTTTCTTCCAACACTGTACCTGGGATGTTGAAAGCCATTTTATTCCAGAATAACAGGATTTCATTCTCTTCTTGCATGACTCAAGTGTTCTTCTTCCATGCCTTTGGGAACGGTGAGAACTTGTTGCTTTCTGCTATGGCTTATGATCGTTATGTTGCTATCTGCCATCCCTTAAGATACCCAGTACTTATGGGAGGTCGCACTTGCCTAACCTTGTGCAGTGGATGTTGTATCGGTGCCTCACTCCATGCTCTGCTCCATGAGGTGATGACCTCATTCTTACATTTCCACAGACCTGCATATCTCCATCACTATTTCTGTGACATCCCTCCTCTCCTAGAGATCTCCACCTCTGACACATCCATTAACCAGTTGCTCATTTACACTGAAGGTTCATTTGTGGCACTTATTCCTACTTTGCTTGTCCTCATTTCCTACATGCGCATTGGGTTGTGCATTCTTCAAATCCACTCTTACACCGGCAGGCAAAGGGCATTTTCCACTTGTGCTTCCCATCTTACAGTGTTCCTACTTTTCTCAGCCTCAGCTGTTTCTATGTACTTCAATCCCTCATCTGTCTCATCTCTCTATAGGGGTAGAGCTGTCACCCTTATGTACACTGCTATTACACCAATGTTTAATCCATACATATACTGTTTAAGGAACAGTGATGTGAAAGCTGCTCTCCAAAAAGTATTTGCCAAAAAAGAGCTATGGTAACATGTGCCAAACTGACAtcagaagggaaaaaaaccttcatactatacatatatatactgtatatatatatatattcctatgcccacatgtttaaaaataagcatAACTCTCATGGCTACATTACTACAATTTGTATATTCTACTGACAAACAACTgttcatacatgtatatatacctAAATCTAACCAGGCAATTTAACAGATAACTAAAATAACATCTCTACTAAAACCCACATAAAACCAAATTTATAGTGGTGACAAAAatctttaaatgtatattaatgaGAAACAGTCCATATAACACcagtttatatacaggtatgggatccgttatccggaaacccgttatccagaaagttccgaattactgaaaggccgtctcccatagaccccattataatcaaataatccaaatgtttaaaaatgatttcctttttctctatagtaataaaacagtaccttatacttaaaccaaaccaagatataattagtttttattggaagcaaaaccagcctattgggtttatttagtgtttatgtgattttctagtagtcttaaggtgtgaagatcaaaattacggaaagacctgttatctggaaagacccaggtcccaagcattctggataataggttccatacctgtagtatacaatatatACTTTTACAAGAACCAGCTTATTATATTTCTCAAAACTCTTTTAGGGTTACCAATTCAGTTAAAAAGTTAGTGGTACTTTTATAGATGTATATAGTGTCTTTTCTGTGTCCTTTTGCAAACTATTCTTACGTTAGGTTGGGATGCACCTTCttgtagttttaatttttactatCCAGCGGTCTTTACTTAATACACTTCTCTCAGCTTTGCTCCACATGAGTCTCTCAATGGCACTGGCCTTCCACATTGCTTCCATCTGTGTTCCATCCACTGCTTAGTACTGCTGTTATTTGAACTTATTAAATATAGTTGTATTAAAATTCaactaattatttgctttttaatacAATTCCCCATTGCCACCTTGCaaccacaatgatgctggaattctgggggaaatagGTGATTGCACTCAAAATTGAACTTTGCTCACTTC
The sequence above is a segment of the Xenopus laevis strain J_2021 chromosome 8L, Xenopus_laevis_v10.1, whole genome shotgun sequence genome. Coding sequences within it:
- the LOC108698931 gene encoding olfactory receptor 1361; translated protein: MNSTPASEFLLLRLSESPAMRIPLFLLFLVIYLITVFGNLMILSIIMHNPMLHYPMYNLLWSFSLMDLSFSSNTVPGMLKAILFQNNRISFSSCMTQVFFFHAFGNGENLLLSAMAYDRYVAICHPLRYPVLMGGRTCLTLCSGCCIGASLHALLHEVMTSFLHFHRPAYLHHYFCDIPPLLEISTSDTSINQLLIYTEGSFVALIPTLLVLISYMRIGLCILQIHSYTGRQRAFSTCASHLTVFLLFSASAVSMYFNPSSVSSLYRGRAVTLMYTAITPMFNPYIYCLRNSDVKAALQKVFAKKELW